In Rosa rugosa chromosome 4, drRosRugo1.1, whole genome shotgun sequence, the genomic stretch AGTGTCATGTGTTCTTACAACCAGGTTAATGGAATACCAACCTGCGCAGACCCAAACCTTCTTTCTGGGGTTATCCGAGGCGAATGGAAGTTGAATGGGTATGTATGTCTCCTTTCTGGTATATGATTTGTGTATTCGCAATGAGAATCAGTGTTAACTTTACATGGATATTGAATTAATGCTGCAGATACATAGTCACTGATTGCGATTCAATAGATGTGTACTACAAGAACCAACACTACACCAAGACACCAGAAGAGGCTGCAGCTAAGGCTATATTAGCAGGTGATTATATTCTATTAGTTGTTCATAATGTGATTGAGCATTGAGATAAATTTCCCTTATATCCCATATATCTTATATCATTTGAGAAACAATCTATCTTAATCATGACTAAACTAATTTTATTTCCCTTCACCTTCGAATTTGAGGGTGGGACTTGCATTGTCTGCTTCCAAGGAGCTAATTTCGCCTCATCCCTtatttaattattaaaaaaaaaaatcatgactAAGCTATTTGCTTCTGGTTTAAATTCACAGGTTTGGATCTAAACTGTGGATCATTCTTAGGACAGTACACAGAAGGAGCAGTGAAAGGAGGACTTGTGACTGAGGCAGCCATTGACAAGGCCATCACAAACAATTTTGGCACATTGATGCGTCTAGGCTTCTTCGATGGTGATCCAAGCAAGCAACCATATGGAGATCTCGGTCCAAAGGATGTGTGCACTCCACAGAACCAGGAGCTGGCACGTGAAACAGCGAGACAAGGGATAGTGTTGCTGAAGAACACTCCAGGATCACTGCCTCTGTCTCCCACAGCCATCAAATCCTTGGCAGTTATAGGTCCCAATGGCAATGTCACAAAGACTATGATTGGAAACTACGAAGGTACATGTAATAAAACAATCAAAGGACTAGAATGCATGTCACATTTATTCTGACACTATCTTGGTTGCAAAATTTTGCAGGCACCCCTTGCAAATATACAACTCCTTTGCAAGGCCTAACAGCCGTAGTTCCAACAACATTTGTGGCCGGGTGCGTTGATGTGGCTTGTGGCACTGCCCAGGTAGATGATGCTACCAAGTTAGCAGCCGCAGCAGATGCAACTGTACTTATAGTGGGTGAAAATCAATCAATTGAGACTGAAAGTCATGATAGGATCGACCTCCATCTTCCAGGACAGCAAACTCTTCTAATAACTGAAGTAGCGAAGGCTTCTAAAGGACCTGTAATCCTTGTCATAATGTCTGGAGGAGGGTTCGATATTACCTTTGCGAAAAATGATGATAAAATTACAAGCATTCTATGGGTTGGTTACCCTGGCGAAGCTGGTGGAGCTGCCATTGCTGACGTGATTTTTGGCTTTTATAATCCAAGTAAGCTATAAGCTCTTATTGAATAAGTCATTTAAATGCAATTTAAACAACTTGAATAAGTCCCTATGTTAATGCACAACATTCCTCATTTATCAAACATCAGAAACTCATAGATGACTGCTACTACTGCAGGTGGAAGACTACCTATGACGTGGTATCCTCAAGCTTATGTAGACAAGGTCCCTATGACAAACATGAATATGAGACCAGATCCTGCAAGTGGTTACCCGGGCAGGACTTACCGGTTTTACACTGGTGACACGGTTTATGAATTTGGATACGGAATAAGCTACTCCACCTTCAATCACCGCCTAGTTCGAGCACCGAAGCAAGTATCCATTCCCTTAGAGGAGGATCATGTATGCCACTCATCAAGTTGCCAATCACTTGATGTTGTAGAAGAAAGGTGTCAAAATCTAGCTTTCGATATCCATTTGGGGGTGAAAAACATGGGCAAAATGAGTGGAAGTCATACAGTCTTATTGTATTCGAGTCCTCCATCTGTGCACAATTCTCCTAAAAAGCACTTGTTGGGATTTGAGAAGGTGTTCCTTAGCTCTCAGGGTGAAGCATTGGTCAAGTTCAATGTGGATGTTTGCAAGCACTTGAGTGTAGTTGATGAGCTAGGAAGTAGGAAAGTTGCTTTGGGAGATCATGTACTACATGTGGGAGACTTGAAACAGACATTGAGTGTGAAGATTTGAAATAAGTCTTCAAGTCCTCTGCTTCGATTGTGATTCTTAAGACAAATGGAAAATTTGAGCTTTAAATAAGTTGAGAGAGTTTGTCAAAGGTTCTCTCTTTGGGCCAAGCCAAGTTGTTCAgaatcaaaaaagaagaagaaatatcatAGAGAAGTTCAGATAGTATTCAAAActttcttgtttgtttcttaATTTTCTTTGTTATTGCCTAGCCAAATAGTTCAGAaataaccaaaaataaataataaacaaactataaaaaaatgttgAAAGAATTCAAAATTACCCAGCTTCCAAAATTGACAGAACTTCCTGGATTACAAAGGTGCAACATGAACACTAAGAATGGAAGAATTCACCACATTCACATGCTGTTTATCAGTTGGTTAATTATAAAACATCATGAtgagtaaaaaataaaaaattgacaaAACTGTTTGAGGAAATAGAATGCTAGAGAATGATTGTAtctattcattgataataggagccttatatatagggattacatgGTACAAATCTTgaagtacaaggattcctaattTAACTTGATTTGGGAATCTAGaatcttctctcctattacaacaatAGAATTAACCCTAGTTTGACCGGCACACCAATAGTCAAtattcttcaacactcccccttgtgccgctcaaacttggtgatgacactttgatcgttgcctcgttaaaaaaccttgctcgagtaataaaaaccctgtgggacaaaaacaacctcgaggaggagaaaaatagtacaacacgtccttcactcttcgagatcaaacatgtagacatcattccTCCCCCTGAcgtcgacatctccccctgattgctacaatcatgggagttcggataactttctcaatccgatgctctacacatgtttctcaaaggtggatttaggtaacgatcgacttagtgaataagtctggtgcattatcctctgatcggatttgattcacttcaatctttagaagtgcttgttgttgctgattgtaaaagaacttaggccatatatgcttggtgttatcgcccttgatgaaacctaacttcatttgttcaatacaagctgcattatcctcataaatacatgtaggttcatccgtggtagacttcaaaccacaagttcctcgaatatgtctaattacaaaccttagccatatgcattcacgcacagcttcatgtagagcaataatctctgcatgattcgaggaag encodes the following:
- the LOC133745526 gene encoding beta-xylosidase/alpha-L-arabinofuranosidase 2-like encodes the protein MASFFFFSSVQNRVLQNRALPKALLCFTLCYILMLSFCMSSVSGQSFACGDGASSFPFCDKSLAADARVADLVQRLTLQEKITFLVNSAGSVSRLGIPKYEWWSEALHGVSYVGPGTKFSNVVPGATSFPQPILTAASFNNSLYEAIGRVVSTEARAMYNVGLAGLTFWSPNINIFRDPRWGRGQETPGEDPLLTSNYGSGYVRGLQQTDSGDKNRLKVAACCKHYTAYDLDNWKGTDRYHFNAVVTKQDMDDTFQPPFKSCVLDGNVASVMCSYNQVNGIPTCADPNLLSGVIRGEWKLNGYIVTDCDSIDVYYKNQHYTKTPEEAAAKAILAGLDLNCGSFLGQYTEGAVKGGLVTEAAIDKAITNNFGTLMRLGFFDGDPSKQPYGDLGPKDVCTPQNQELARETARQGIVLLKNTPGSLPLSPTAIKSLAVIGPNGNVTKTMIGNYEGTPCKYTTPLQGLTAVVPTTFVAGCVDVACGTAQVDDATKLAAAADATVLIVGENQSIETESHDRIDLHLPGQQTLLITEVAKASKGPVILVIMSGGGFDITFAKNDDKITSILWVGYPGEAGGAAIADVIFGFYNPSGRLPMTWYPQAYVDKVPMTNMNMRPDPASGYPGRTYRFYTGDTVYEFGYGISYSTFNHRLVRAPKQVSIPLEEDHVCHSSSCQSLDVVEERCQNLAFDIHLGVKNMGKMSGSHTVLLYSSPPSVHNSPKKHLLGFEKVFLSSQGEALVKFNVDVCKHLSVVDELGSRKVALGDHVLHVGDLKQTLSVKI